Proteins encoded in a region of the Diospyros lotus cultivar Yz01 chromosome 9, ASM1463336v1, whole genome shotgun sequence genome:
- the LOC127810561 gene encoding uncharacterized protein LOC127810561: MASLFLLNPLSLRPSNPNPGRFRLPLPPRTRFLNFCSQDPKRLTTDPPPGKKSLAVATGEIFLGLASRIIRRRSEDANSAAAAAAEAERGFSKSYWEGGIASVVEDPVEPEVVWEQRLKDVEAERGRRAVTSPGFSFSAAGLLFPYHLGVAQFLIEKGYIKDTTPLAGSSAGAIVCAVIASGASMQEALRATKILAEDCRLRGTAFRLGAVLRDVLDKFLPDDVHTRSNGRVRVAVTQILWRPRGLLVDQFDSKQDLINAVFTSSFIPGYLAPRPATMFRNRLCIDGGLTLFMPPTSAAQTIRVCAFPVSRLGLQGIGISPDCNPENRATPRELFNWALEPADDDILDKLFELGYLDAAVWGKGNPVEEIVRDDHPQVENGAIV; encoded by the exons ATGGCCTCCCTCTTCCTCCTCAACCCTCTGTCCCTCCGCCCCTCTAACCCTAACCCTGGTAGATTtcgtcttcctcttcctcccagaACTCGATTCCTCAATTTCTGCTCCCAGGACCCCAAGCGCCTCACCACCGACCCACCGCCCGGGAAGAAGTCCTTGGCGGTGGCCACCGGCGAGATTTTTCTAGGCCTCGCCTCGCGGATTATAAGGAGGCGAAGCGAGGACGCGAAttcggcggcggcggcggcggctgaGGCGGAGAGGGGCTTTTCGAAGTCGTATTGGGAGGGGGGGATTGCGTCGGTGGTGGAGGACCCGGTGGAGCCGGAGGTGGTCTGGGAGCAGAGGCTGAAGGACGTGGAGGCCGAGAGGGGCCGCCGGGCCGTCACCAGCCCGGGCTTCAGCTTCTCTGCTGCCGGCCTTCTCTTCCCTTACCATCTTGGGGTTGCTCAGTTTCTTATTGAGAAGGGTTACATCAAG GACACCACACCTTTAGCTGGTTCTTCGGCTGGTGCTATTGTTTGTGCAGTGATTGCCTCAGGAGCCAGTATGCAGGAAGCCTTAAGAGCTACCAAAATATTGGCTGAAGATTGCAGGCTGAGAGGGACTGCGTTTCGTCTAGGG GCTGTTCTGAGGGATGTTCTTGACAAGTTTCTGCCTGATGATGTACATACTCGTTCTAATGGGAGAGTTCGTG TTGCTGTGACACAGATCCTTTGGAGGCCTAGAGGTTTGTTGGTCGATCAGTTTGACTCCAAACAAGATCTCATAAATGCAGTCTTTACTTCGTCCTTCATCCCAGG ATATCTTGCACCAAGACCAGCAACAATGTTCCGGAATCGACTTTGCATTGATGGGGGTTTGACATTGTTTATGCCACCCACATCTGCTGCTCAGACG ATTCGGGTTTGTGCTTTTCCAGTCAGTCGCTTGGGACTGCAAGGGATAGGAATTAGTCCTGACTGCAACCCTGAAAATAGGGCTACTCCAAGAGAG CTTTTTAATTGGGCTCTTGAGCCAGCAGATGATGACATCCTTGACAAGCTCTTTGAGCTTGGATATCTAGATGCGGCTGTGTGGGGTAAAGGTAATCCAGTTGAGGAAATTGTTAGAGATGATCACCCACAAGTTGAGAATGGTGCAATTGTATAA
- the LOC127810083 gene encoding uncharacterized protein LOC127810083 isoform X1 → MERSEPTLIPEWLKGSASVSGGTLAHQMASSSSYSDDRLASKPSRNKSSVIVNDHDTGRSFFSDRATSSYFRQGSNSNGSHHRSHGSFGRNNRGREWDKETYDFPDKEKSADRRRLEYSDTLDNILPSRFEKDLRRTQSMITGKRNDAWPRKTLSDASGEDNKNNPNNSNGVLGWGKPVSNVRKSAFERDFPSLGNEESPTAPEIGRVTSPVLTAAIQNLPTGTSAVIGGDGWTSALAEVPVLVGSNCTAGTVQKAIPFTAASSVSSVMTGLNMAEALAQGPSRAQPPIPQLSAGNQRLEELAIKQSRQLIPVTPSAPKASVMLPPLLVLSTSDKPKLKIGQQLHQTSSSPLANHSPRGGLVKSDISRSSTVGKLHVLKPARERNGASPTAKDSLSPTSGSRVASSPVAFVPSVAGSTPSRSPSHNPNAAPTERKTGLVVLEKRPISQGQSRNDFFNLMRQKSLTSPSSVGPGPDPGSAASSSPLDKSNQTETCSVGMSQGGDSSLLESPVRVQSAEKTANDINSNGNALDKAEESLTCRFQETLNSGQDHSSSNAILYSEEEEAAFLRSLGWEENAGEDEGLTEEEITSFYKEYSKLKPSSRIVQGIEPRFLVPLNLRSGIVGAVASSGSSPSDSKFES, encoded by the exons ATGGAAAGAAGTGAACCTACATTAATACCAGAATGGTTGAAAGGCAGTGCAAGTGTAAGTGGTGGCACTTTGGCCCACCAAATGGCTTCATCTTCATCATACTCAG ATGATCGCCTTGCGTCAAAGCCTTCAAGAAATAAATCATCAGTGATTGTAAATGATCATGATACAGGACGTTCATTTTTCTCCGATCGTGCTACTTCCTCATACTTTCGTCAGGGTTCAAATAGTAATGGTTCTCACCATAGGTCTCATGGCAGTTTTGGTAGAAACAACCGTGGTAGGGAGTGGGACAAGGAAACGTATGACTTCCCTGACAAGGAAAAGTCTGCTGACCGTAGACGCCTTGAGTATTCTGATACTTTAGATAATATTCTACCGAGTAGATTTGAGAAGGATTTAAGACGCACACAATCAATGATTACTGGGAAAAGAAATGATGCATGGCCCAGAAAAACACTGTCGGATGCAAGTGGTGAAGACAATAAAAACAACCCTAACAATAGCAATGGTGTACTTGGTTGGGGCAAACCAGTTAGCAATGTGCGCAAATCTGCATTTGAAAGGGATTTCCCATCTCTGGGGAATGAAGAAAGCCCAACAGCTCCTGAAATAGGAAGAGTCACTTCTCCTGTGTTAACTGCTGCCATTCAGAATCTGCCAACGGGTACTTCGGCTGTGATTGGAGGTGATGGGTGGACATCAGCCCTGGCTGAGGTGCCTGTACTAGTTGGAAGTAATTGCACTGCTGGGACTGTTCAAAAAGCTATTCCTTTTACTGCAGCTTCTTCAGTTTCTAGTGTGATGACTGGACTGAATATGGCTGAAGCTTTGGCCCAGGGCCCTTCTCGTGCTCAACCTCCTATTCCTCAG ttaTCTGCTGGAAATCAGAGACTAGAAGAATTGGCTATAAAACAATCGAGGCAATTAATTCCTGTGACACCATCTGCGCCTAAAGCATCAGTAATGCTGCCTCCTTTGTTG GTTCTCAGTACTTCTGATAAACCTAAACTTAAAATTGGGCAACAACTTCATCAGACTTCATCTTCTCCACTTGCTAACCACTCTCCGCGCGGTGGACTTGTCAAATCAGATATTTCCAGGTCTTCTACTGTGGGAAAGCTTCACGTGCTTAAACCAGCACGAGAAAGGAATGGTGCCTCTCCAACTGCAAAAGATAGCTTGAGTCCTACAAGTGGTAGCAGAGTAGCAAGCAGCCCAGTTGCTTTTGTTCCTTCGGTGGCTGGATCTACTCCCTCTAGGAGTCCAAGCCACAACCCTAATGCTGCCCCTACTGAGCGCAAGACAGGCTTGGTAGTTCTGGAGAAGAGACCCATATCTCAGGGACAAAGCCGGAATGATTTCTTCAACCTCATGAGACAAAAATCTTTGACTAGCCCCTCTTCTGTTGGTCCTGGCCCTGACCCTGGCTCTGCTGCGTCATCATCTCCATTGGACAAGTCCAATCAAACAGAAACTTGTAGTGTTGGTATGTCTCAGGGCGGAGATTCCTCTTTGTTGGAGAGCCCTGTTAGGGTCCAGTCAGCAGAGAAGACAGCAAATGACATTAACAGCAATGGAAATGCCCTTGACAAGGCTGAGGAATCTCTTACCTGCAGGTTTCAGGAAACTCTTAACAGTGGACAGGATCATTCAAGCTCCAATGCCATCCTTTATTCCGAGGAGGAAGAGGCTGCTTTTCTACGTTCACTTGGGTGGGAGGAAAATGCAGGAGAGGATGAAGGTCTTACTGAGGAAGAGATCACTTCTTTCTACAAGGAG TATAGCAAATTGAAGCCATCGTCGAGAATTGTGCAAGGAATAGAGCCAAGGTTTTTGGTGCCTCTGAATCTACGCTCGGGGATTGTTGGTGCTGTTGCTTCATCCGGATCAAGCCCTTCTGACTCGAAGTTTGAATCATAA
- the LOC127810325 gene encoding uncharacterized protein LOC127810325 — MAKGTRGRRRVASRQCRSTPYPLPSCNLEVSEDLNLKKCSKILEKKDWENATCSVCMEHPHNAVLLLCSSHDKGCCPYMCGTSSRYSNCLDQYRKAYTKVMSAAHHDQPSHASVDNSFGGSVSSWPVENCEATELACPLCRGQVKGWTVVEPAREYLNAKKRSCMQNDCSFVGTYKELRKHVRSEHPSARPREVDPALEQKWRRLEREREREDVISTIRSSMPGAMVFGDYVIEGSHYGFDTDEEDDEVFNTDFGERNAGFQLGIDSNLVNVFLLLHAFGPGGNPGQERVARRRERDLDRGLEGDGVGLRHTSPVRGFDSSGRDSDSNDDGDDDVGGDNNHVGMSLVHRLRRQGRVLLGRSGRRRRRREAGGGQR, encoded by the coding sequence ATGGCAAAGGGTACCAGGGGAAGACGCCGTGTTGCCTCACGACAGTGTAGGTCAACTCCATATCCATTGCCATCGTGCAATCTGGAGGTATCAGAGGACTTGAACCTGAAGAAATGCTCAAAAATCTTGGAGAAGAAAGACTGGGAAAATGCGACCTGTTCCGTATGCATGGAGCATCCTCATAATGCTGTTCTTCTCCTATGTTCCTCTCATGACAAGGGTTGTTGCCCCTACATGTGTGGCACTAGCTCCCGATATTCTAACTGCCTAGATCAGTACAGGAAAGCCTACACTAAAGTGATGTCAGCCGCCCACCACGATCAACCCTCCCATGCCTCGGTTGATAATTCTTTTGGCGGTTCAGTTTCCAGTTGGCCTGTTGAGAATTGTGAAGCAACAGAGCTTGCATGCCCTCTTTGCCGAGGACAGGTGAAGGGATGGACTGTCGTTGAACCTGCAAGGGAGTATCTAAATGCTAAGAAGAGAAGCTGCATGCAGAATGATTGCTCATTCGTTGGAACCTACAAAGAGTTACGAAAACATGTGAGGTCAGAGCACCCTTCTGCCCGACCTCGGGAAGTGGATCCTGCTCTAGAGCAAAAATGGAGGCGGCTTGAGCGGGAGCGAGAACGGGAAGACGTGATCAGCACGATAAGGTCATCAATGCCCGGGGCTATGGTTTTTGGGGATTACGTGATAGAAGGAAGTCATTATGGTTTTGAtacagatgaagaagatgacgaAGTTTTCAATACGGATTTTGGGGAGAGGAACGCGGGCTTTCAACTGGGAATTGATAGCAATTTGGTGAATGTGTTTCTGCTGTTGCATGCGTTTGGGCCAGGTGGGAACCCTGGCCAAGAGAGGGTGGCAAGACGACGTGAAAGGGATTTGGACCGTGGGTTAGAAGGAGACGGCGTTGGACTCCGACATACCTCACCTGTTCGTGGTTTTGATTCCTCTGGCCGAGACAGTGACAGCAATGACGACGGCGATGACGATGTTGGTGGTGATAATAATCATGTTGGCATGTCACTTGTTCATCGTCTTCGGCGGCAGGGCAGAGTTCTGTTGGGTCGGTCTGGAAGAAGACGAAGGCGTAGAGAAGCTGGAGGAGGCCAGAGATGA
- the LOC127810083 gene encoding uncharacterized protein LOC127810083 isoform X2 — MERSEPTLIPEWLKGSASVSGGTLAHQMASSSSYSDDRLASKPSRNKSSVIVNDHDTGRSFFSDRATSSYFRQGSNSNGSHHRSHGSFGRNNRGREWDKETYDFPDKEKSADRRRLEYSDTLDNILPSRFEKDLRRTQSMITGKRNDAWPRKTLSDASGEDNKNNPNNSNGVLGWGKPVSNVRKSAFERDFPSLGNEESPTAPEIGRVTSPVLTAAIQNLPTGTSAVIGGDGWTSALAEVPVLVGSNCTAGTVQKAIPFTAASSVSSVMTGLNMAEALAQGPSRAQPPIPQLSAGNQRLEELAIKQSRQLIPVTPSAPKASVLSTSDKPKLKIGQQLHQTSSSPLANHSPRGGLVKSDISRSSTVGKLHVLKPARERNGASPTAKDSLSPTSGSRVASSPVAFVPSVAGSTPSRSPSHNPNAAPTERKTGLVVLEKRPISQGQSRNDFFNLMRQKSLTSPSSVGPGPDPGSAASSSPLDKSNQTETCSVGMSQGGDSSLLESPVRVQSAEKTANDINSNGNALDKAEESLTCRFQETLNSGQDHSSSNAILYSEEEEAAFLRSLGWEENAGEDEGLTEEEITSFYKEYSKLKPSSRIVQGIEPRFLVPLNLRSGIVGAVASSGSSPSDSKFES, encoded by the exons ATGGAAAGAAGTGAACCTACATTAATACCAGAATGGTTGAAAGGCAGTGCAAGTGTAAGTGGTGGCACTTTGGCCCACCAAATGGCTTCATCTTCATCATACTCAG ATGATCGCCTTGCGTCAAAGCCTTCAAGAAATAAATCATCAGTGATTGTAAATGATCATGATACAGGACGTTCATTTTTCTCCGATCGTGCTACTTCCTCATACTTTCGTCAGGGTTCAAATAGTAATGGTTCTCACCATAGGTCTCATGGCAGTTTTGGTAGAAACAACCGTGGTAGGGAGTGGGACAAGGAAACGTATGACTTCCCTGACAAGGAAAAGTCTGCTGACCGTAGACGCCTTGAGTATTCTGATACTTTAGATAATATTCTACCGAGTAGATTTGAGAAGGATTTAAGACGCACACAATCAATGATTACTGGGAAAAGAAATGATGCATGGCCCAGAAAAACACTGTCGGATGCAAGTGGTGAAGACAATAAAAACAACCCTAACAATAGCAATGGTGTACTTGGTTGGGGCAAACCAGTTAGCAATGTGCGCAAATCTGCATTTGAAAGGGATTTCCCATCTCTGGGGAATGAAGAAAGCCCAACAGCTCCTGAAATAGGAAGAGTCACTTCTCCTGTGTTAACTGCTGCCATTCAGAATCTGCCAACGGGTACTTCGGCTGTGATTGGAGGTGATGGGTGGACATCAGCCCTGGCTGAGGTGCCTGTACTAGTTGGAAGTAATTGCACTGCTGGGACTGTTCAAAAAGCTATTCCTTTTACTGCAGCTTCTTCAGTTTCTAGTGTGATGACTGGACTGAATATGGCTGAAGCTTTGGCCCAGGGCCCTTCTCGTGCTCAACCTCCTATTCCTCAG ttaTCTGCTGGAAATCAGAGACTAGAAGAATTGGCTATAAAACAATCGAGGCAATTAATTCCTGTGACACCATCTGCGCCTAAAGCATCA GTTCTCAGTACTTCTGATAAACCTAAACTTAAAATTGGGCAACAACTTCATCAGACTTCATCTTCTCCACTTGCTAACCACTCTCCGCGCGGTGGACTTGTCAAATCAGATATTTCCAGGTCTTCTACTGTGGGAAAGCTTCACGTGCTTAAACCAGCACGAGAAAGGAATGGTGCCTCTCCAACTGCAAAAGATAGCTTGAGTCCTACAAGTGGTAGCAGAGTAGCAAGCAGCCCAGTTGCTTTTGTTCCTTCGGTGGCTGGATCTACTCCCTCTAGGAGTCCAAGCCACAACCCTAATGCTGCCCCTACTGAGCGCAAGACAGGCTTGGTAGTTCTGGAGAAGAGACCCATATCTCAGGGACAAAGCCGGAATGATTTCTTCAACCTCATGAGACAAAAATCTTTGACTAGCCCCTCTTCTGTTGGTCCTGGCCCTGACCCTGGCTCTGCTGCGTCATCATCTCCATTGGACAAGTCCAATCAAACAGAAACTTGTAGTGTTGGTATGTCTCAGGGCGGAGATTCCTCTTTGTTGGAGAGCCCTGTTAGGGTCCAGTCAGCAGAGAAGACAGCAAATGACATTAACAGCAATGGAAATGCCCTTGACAAGGCTGAGGAATCTCTTACCTGCAGGTTTCAGGAAACTCTTAACAGTGGACAGGATCATTCAAGCTCCAATGCCATCCTTTATTCCGAGGAGGAAGAGGCTGCTTTTCTACGTTCACTTGGGTGGGAGGAAAATGCAGGAGAGGATGAAGGTCTTACTGAGGAAGAGATCACTTCTTTCTACAAGGAG TATAGCAAATTGAAGCCATCGTCGAGAATTGTGCAAGGAATAGAGCCAAGGTTTTTGGTGCCTCTGAATCTACGCTCGGGGATTGTTGGTGCTGTTGCTTCATCCGGATCAAGCCCTTCTGACTCGAAGTTTGAATCATAA